In Buchnera aphidicola (Eriosoma grossulariae), a genomic segment contains:
- a CDS encoding peroxiredoxin: protein MILVSKLSPDFTAPAILNDGSIIQNYNFKKQNSSHQGCVLFFWPLDFTFVCPTELIEFNALYSEFQKRQVTLIGVSIDSVFSHEKWRNTNIQKGGIGPMQFTMISDIKRDIQKLYGVEHPDLGVALRATFFIDKNWIIRHQSINDLPIGRNIKEILRIIDAVKFHEKNGEVCPANWEKGEPGIETSQKGISLYLKKYL, encoded by the coding sequence ATGATTTTAGTTAGTAAATTATCTCCTGATTTTACTGCACCTGCAATTTTAAATGATGGAAGTATTATTCAAAATTACAATTTTAAAAAACAAAATTCATCTCATCAAGGATGCGTATTATTTTTTTGGCCATTAGATTTTACTTTTGTTTGTCCTACCGAATTAATAGAATTTAATGCTTTATATTCAGAATTTCAAAAAAGACAAGTAACATTAATTGGAGTTTCTATAGATTCAGTATTTTCTCATGAAAAATGGAGAAATACTAATATTCAAAAAGGTGGAATAGGTCCCATGCAATTCACTATGATTTCTGATATAAAAAGAGACATACAAAAATTATATGGAGTTGAACATCCTGATTTAGGTGTAGCACTGAGAGCTACTTTTTTCATTGATAAAAATTGGATTATTAGACATCAATCTATTAATGATTTACCAATTGGAAGAAATATAAAAGAAATATTAAGAATTATTGATGCTGTTAAATTTCACGAAAAAAATGGAGAAGTGTGCCCTGCTAATTGGGAAAAAGGAGAACCTGGAATAGAAACTAGTCAAAAAGGAATATCTTTATATTTAAAAAAATATTTATAG